From a single Xiphophorus maculatus strain JP 163 A chromosome 5, X_maculatus-5.0-male, whole genome shotgun sequence genomic region:
- the LOC102224140 gene encoding inositol 1,4,5-trisphosphate receptor-interacting protein-like: MMQDTLVRVFVVAAGLLLCPRDNPGVEEWDDAVDEDLQKHEQMLLEGEEKLVQPSAPVSYKIKEPQGDINNNPEQQNQSNQHDKDEPLDTDVAVAERGTFDPKLPVGHMTSKSATVNLTENLDNQEGEDFSSGSSEQDSLQGHYEKSEGAAIHPKDRDSPASHVYSKMENETSEKGIAEWERDYLWYIWNTFSIISIMRFFRKYLKRNLQTDQEETRISPRRSPKVSLPDVETLQSFYAQCVQASAEKMLREKGFLEGFAHDLLEAMRTVCENNGSMLIEDFQMVKERDIIVHFAPCKPYSVRCLLRNNPVSDPLLYTQVCGQIKLLKEEKVPNGCPCQSADADDMVCLVHSESDKAKTKVVDAFNEPLCSKNTPFLSKSKITRWFQNTVKQAWAQISHKYEFELSIRYVETPGALVVRFKSGKKINFSLKPVVKFNTEAHFCITPWSSRDVDTFWALSLSVYEDRLLEHLSKRLPVNSCRDQILEIAFFLHRRQEALAGKTALKDIHFKMALMHLLMAKKTSQWQPNFATCRLQDLLSFVEESLKRKHLTHILVGNPLAEVTGLPKEICRAKPVNLFHLFVEDDCAYKNAVMHFQEMFQNAHMLIHEYVVQPQVGTKSFA, translated from the coding sequence ATGATGCAAGACACTCTGGTGCGAGTGTTTGTGGTGGCTGCAGGTCTTCTGTTGTGTCCCCGGGATAATCCTGGGGTTGAGGAATGGGACGATGCCGTCGACGAGGATTTGCAAAAGCACGAGCAGATGCTGCTGGAAGGGGAAGAGAAACTAGTCCAACCATCAGCACCTgtcagttacaaaataaaagaacctCAAGGTGACATAAATAACAATCCAGAGCAACAGAATCAGTCCAATCAACATGACAAAGATGAACCATTGGACACAGATGTGGCTGTTGCTGAAAGAGGAACTTTTGATCCCAAATTACCAGTGGGACACATGACAAGTAAATCTGCTACCGTGAATCTGACTGAAAATCTAGACAATCAGGAGGGAGAAGATTTTAGTAGTGGCAGCTCAGAACAAGATAGTCTGCAGGGACATTATGAGAAGTCAGAAGGTGCAGCGATCCACCCAAAAGATCGAGACTCACCTGCCTCACATGTCTACAGCAAGATGGAAAACGAAACCTCAGAGAAAGGTATTGCAGAATGGGAGAGGGATTATCTCTGGTACATCTGGAACACATTCTCCATCATTTCCATAATGCGCTTCTTCAGGAAATACCTGAAGAGAAATCTCCAAACAGATCAGGAAGAGACCAGGATCTCCCCCCGCAGATCTCCTAAAGTGTCGCTGCCTGACGTTGAAACTCTGCAGAGCTTTTATGCTCAATGTGTTCAGGCATCAGCTGAGAAAATGTTGAGGGAGAAGGGTTTTCTGGAAGGATTCGCACATGACCTCTTGGAGGCCATGAGGACGGTTTGTGAAAACAATGGCAGCATGTTGATTGAGGACTTTCAGATGGTGAAAGAGCGTGACATCATTGTTCATTTTGCTCCATGCAAACCATATAGTGTCCGCTGCCTGCTCAGGAACAACCCGGTGAGTGATCCACTGCTTTACACGCAAGTCTGCGGTCAGATAAAACTCCTGAAAGAAGAGAAAGTCCCAAACGGCTGCCCCTGCCAGTCCGCCGATGCAGACGATATGGTTTGCCTGGTACATTCGGAGAGcgacaaagcaaaaacaaaagtggttGATGCTTTCAATGAACCGCTGTGCAGCAAGAACACTCCTTTTCTGTCAAAATCGAAGATCACCCGGTGGTTTCAGAACACAGTCAAACAAGCCTGGGCGCAGATCTCACATAAATACGAGTTTGAGCTCAGCATCCGCTACGTTGAGACTCCAGGTGCTCTGGTGGTTCGCTTCAAGTCAGGGAAGAAGATCAACTTCAGTTTGAAGCCGGTGGTTAAGTTCAACACAGAAGCTCATTTCTGCATCACACCCTGGTCCTCCAGAGATGTGGACACTTTCTGGGCGCTGTCGCTCTCCGTCTACGAAGACCGCCTCCTGGAACATCTCTCCAAACGCCTTCCTGTGAACTCCTGTCGTGATCAAATTCTTGAAATTGCCTTCTTCCTTCATAGGAGACAGGAAGCGCTGGCAGGGAAGACTGCACTAAAGGACATCCACTTTAAAATGGCATTAATGCACCTTCTGATGGCCAAAAAAACATCGCAGTGGCAACCAAACTTTGCTACCTGCAGACTACAAGACCTGCTGAGCTTTGTGGAGGAAAGTCTTAAGAGGAAGCACCTGACCCACATTCTCGTTGGCAACCCTTTGGCTGAGGTTACTGGACTGCCTAAAGAAATCTGCAGAGCAAAGCCAGTGAACCTGTTTCATCTCTTTGTGGAAGATGACTGTGCATATAAGAATGCCGTCATGCATTTCCAGGAGATGTTTCAAAATGCCCACATGTTGATACATGAATATGTTGTTCAACCTCAGGTTGGCACAAAATCCTTTGCTTAA
- the LOC102224646 gene encoding girdin-like — MESGDFLSSVDQFMLSPLVTWVKTFIPADEGIHLDFSDLLDGVILNKIMAQINPSAATQCPNKVCRDPGQRIQNLNFLVQQIRSYYLDNLRQLIMIPLPDVLLLGRTPYCEQSLEEMKNLLLLLMGCAVQCQKKEEYIERIQTLNFDTKAAIAGHIQELTHSQENVLDLQWMGSSGVHPEEMETALRNMATHLQHILDQRDTHLETIVELMLEKEGAVSLLSSPSSPQPDSHSPSMQQQQAGTQQHLAVELADSKAKIRRLRQELEEKSEQMLDCRHELENVETELKRIQQENSQLQVDARAARTYRDELDALRERAIKADKLESEVGRYKEQLHKMEFYKAKVEELKEDNRVLQETKEVLEDQLEGWRSRTDKIHQLEKHILLLKAHVHDMEQEKEADAKRMKELQEENLALSLAQRRSMEESQHLGWELEQLSKTAENSHGPQTLSEEVSEKTRSQILKLEKENQRLLRTIEELRAAAHSSCRKAKPSPQWLVCNTNHFISSAEQSETNSFSEDSHCQQQLITEELVRVQSQILLTGYPDCHAQENGRLQDQDKEMVSGLETLENNHNQFHCSVGSCGHSPDSQSRRPHHESTHTGVPTRSSYASRHTQRLEVKCRGLDTLNQQLQTSLYNTERKVQRLEAEVQELEAENQALQASLEELRISARRLEQLETEKQNLEHETSTLEKDKRQLEKENRRLRQQAEIQEANLDSRNVCMASLEREMRLLVKEAEGLRETSERVKSLERDNRELIKQAAIDQKTLATLREELVSEKLKTQQRDNELETLSHELEMKVLNQENARLEAADSRVKILESELESSLKKSLQIKDDKMAALEARLQESSFLNQQILQELKTVKLSHKALQQWQEEERTASGSSPLAQTNKAMKEWLRESQEATRELLRLKDRLIEVERNNATLEAERQAAQVQLKQLESQSDSQQAQILALQRQAASLQESNTALQTHNANLQVEKSTLNSQSASLMAQNAHVQQQQSGIESERDSAVQEREELRGAHEQLLRDHERLTVLHERQAMECETLMGKHACLKNAHRTLELEHRSLQDRYNNLMQQRTKLEEREKTLKEEQMRISLEKEQHQTTAAECCRLRDEKDRLNRTYRLLLSDNEALTVDHKLLKSQLNEANLKYTWLEADFSKLKKEDQELDINFTKLTNQCELLSQLKGNLEEENRHLICQIETLMLQNRSLLEQNMESKDLFHVEERQYIDKLNDLRRQKEKLEEKIMDQYKFYDPSPPRRRGNWITLKLKKLMKSSSRENVPESTQASEAEAHHYGGSFISSDGSGGSASTSAGDFTSQQRGSTPVKTFSRLRSRLKDKDKVKSIFRRSLSLSSLSQPSTSFETKQETDVDEGQEDLLTSSLSTSVLSILQHHQHHPTNLPSGHFSNNTPVTGPNISELWLTDKDSNGSTVPSGCEESDGLQNRGTNAVQCRAQSESSGELSLSLENEPWSNGSSPVQQPPSRNSSCSYQPPSDVSTPQPHPKLQQSREKAATMPTPNSLNADMLQRQKDPVLSQDFWLTRGTRTIRRGSRKKVSRRSLDSGSADKTNSELDGLSSKDEKAQASVCSPITVLYVQGKSSSMSGCLNCFSAPLVKEAQLGEFRSPKSLPRASSVISSAEGSSRRSSVSSDCRGTVQTEQQEQAQEQNSDVRNSEPGPVPPVKPPRDPAVIVPTKHHKSVLQEPPLGSSFTFNSVFSDTIFSDSEITTTILDTIDMSTNFPGPNPLAEQNSSPEREENAEETPQTLLSSENEQSETAEEAGGLTVKD, encoded by the exons GTGAAGACATTCATTCCAGCTGATGAGGGCATCCACTTGGACTTTTCCGACCTTCTGGATGGAGTAATTTTGAACAAGATAATGGCTCAAAT AAATCCTTCTGCTGCAACTCAGTGTCCAAACAAAGTCTGCAGAGATCCAGGTCAGAGGATCCAGAACCTGAACTTTCTTGTCCAGCAAATCAGAAGTTATTATCTG GATAATCTGAGACAATTAATCATGATTCCTTTGCCAGACGTGTTGCTGCTGGGCAGGACTCCCTATTGTG AACAAAGTCTGGAAGAAATGAAGAACCTTCTGCTCTTATTGATGGGGTGTGCAGTTCAG TGTCAGAAAAAGGAGGAGTACATTGAGAGGATTCAGACACTTAACTTTGATACTAAAGCTGCCATAGCTGGACACATTCAGGAG CTGACCCACAGTCAGGAGAACGTGCTGGATCTCCAGTGGATGGGGTCCAGTGGCGTTCACCCAGAGGAGATGGAGACCGCTTTGAGGAACATGGCAACACACCTCCAACACATCCTGGACCAGAGGGACACCCATCTGGAG ACAATAGTGGAGCTGATGCTGGAGAAGGAAGGAGCTGTCAGCTTGCTCAGCAGCCCATCCAGTCCACAGCCTGACAGCCATTCTCCcagcatgcagcagcagcaggcaggGACCCAGCAACATCTGGCTGTGGAGTTGGCTGATTCTAAGGCAAAGATCAGACGACTTAGGCAGGAACT AGAGGAAAAGAGTGAACAGATGCTCGACTGCAGACATGAGCTGGAAAACGTGGAGACCGAACTAAAACGGATTCAGCAGGAG AACTCCCAGCTGCAGGTGGATGCCCGTGCTGCCCGTACCTACCGGGATGAGCTTGACGCCCTGAGAGAGCGCGCCATCAAGGCGGACAAGCTGGAGAGCGAAGTCGGGCGCTACAAGGAGCAGCTGCACAAGATGGAGTTCTACAAAGCCAAAGTGGAG GAGCTAAAGGAGGACAACAGGGTCCTCCAAGAGACCAAGGAGGTGTTGGAGGACCAGCTGGAGGGCTGGAGGTCCCGAACAGATAAAATCCACCAGCTGGAGAAACACATCCTGCTGCTGAAGGCCCATGTCCATGACATGGAGCAG GAGAAAGAAGCAGATGCGAAGCGGATGAAGGAGCTTCAGGAGGAGAACCTGGCTTTGTCTTTAGCACAGAGGAGGAGCATGGAGGAGTCCCAACACCTGGGCtgggagctggagcagctctccaAGACCGCAGAAAACTCCCATG GGCCACAGACGCTGAGCGAAGAGGTCAGCGAGAAAACCCGGAGTCAAATTTTAAAGCTGGAGAAGGAAAACCAAAGACTCCTGAGGACCATCGAAGAgctgagagctgcagctcatagcagctgcagaaaagccAAACCCAGCCCCCAGTGGTTGGTGTGTAACACCAACCACTTTATCTCATCGGCAGAGCAATCAGAGACAAACTCCTTCTCAGAAGATTCACACTGCCAGCAGCAACTCATCACAGAAGAGCTGGTCAGAGTCCAAAGTCAGATTCTTCTCACAGGTTATCCAGACTGTCACGCACAGGAGAACGGACGCCTACAGGATCAAGACAAAGAAATGGTGTCGGGTCTGGAAACCTTGGAAAATAACCACAATCAGTTCCATTGCTCTGTCGGGTCATGCGGTCACTCCCCAGACTCACAGAGCAGAAGGCCACACCATGAGAGCACTCACACAGGTGTGCCAACACGTTCCTCTTATGCAAGCAGGCACACACAGCGGCTGGAGGTTAAATGCAGGGGTCTGGACACGCTTAATCAGCAGCTACAGACTTCTCTTTACAACACCG AACGTAAAGTTCAGCGTTTGGAGGCTGAGGTTCAGGAGCTGGAGGCAGAGAACCAGGCGCTGCAGGCATCTCTTGAAGAACTTCGGATCTCAGCGCGGCGTCTGGAGCAGCTTGAAACTGAGAAACAGAACCTGGAGCATGAAACCTCCACACTGGAGAAAGACAAAAGGCAACTAGAGAAAGAAAACCGAAGACTCCGACAGCAg GCCGAAATTCAGGAAGCCAACTTAGACAGCCGTAATGTCTGCATGGCGAGCTTGGAAAGAGAAATGCGTCTGCTAGTGAAGGAGGCAGAGGGGTTAAGAGAAACATCTGAGAGGGTCAAAAGCTTGGAGAGAGATAACAGAGAGCTGATCAAACAAGCTGCTATTGACCAGAAGACCCTGGCAACCCTGAGAGAG GAGTTGGTGAGTGAGAAGCTGAAAACTCAGCAGAGAGACAACGAGCTGGAGACGCTGTCCCACGAGCTGGAGATGAAAGTCCTGAACCAGGAAAACGCACGGCTGGAAGCAGCAGACAGCAG GGTCAAGATACTAGAATCCGAGCTGGAGTCGTCTCTGAAGAAGTCCCTGCAGATCAAAGATGACAAGATGGCTGCTCTGGAGGCTCGGCTGCAGGAATCCTCCTTTCTAAACCAGCAGATTCTGCAGGAGCTGAAGACT GTGAAGCTGAGCCACAAGGCCCTGCAGCAGTGGCAGGAAGAAGAGCGGACGGCGTCGGGTTCCAGCCCTCTAGCGCAAACCAACAAGGCCATGAAGGAGTGGCTGCGGGAGAGCCAGGAGGCTACCAGGGAGCTGCTGAGGCTCAAAGACCGCCTGATTGAAGTGGAGCGAAAC AATGCCACTCTGGAGGCCGAACGCCAGGCAGCGCAGGTCCAACTCAAACAGCTGGAGAGTCAGTCTGACAGCCAGCAGGCTCAGATCCTCGCCCTGCAGAGGCAGGCCGCCTCGCTGCAGGAGAGCAACACGGCCCTGCAGACACACAACGCTAACCTCCAG GTGGAGAAGTCGACACTAAATTCCCAGAGTGCCTCCCTCATGGCCCAGAACGCTCATGTGCAGCAACAGCAGTCTGGAATAGAAAGTGAGCGTGACAGTGCCGTACAGGAACGGGAAGAGCTGCGTGGCGCTCATGAGCAGCTCCTGCGAGATCACGAGCGGCTGACGGTTCTGCACGAGCGACAAGCCATGGAGTGTGAGACTCTGATGGGGAAACATGCCTGTCTGAAGAACGCCCACCGCACCCTGGAGCTGGAGCATCGATCTTTACAGGACAG atataaCAACCTGATGCAGCAGAGAACTAAGCTGGAAGAGCGGGAGAAAACCTTAAAGGAGGAGCAGATGAGGATCTCTCTGGAGAAAGAACAGCATCAGACAACAGCAGCCGAATGTTGCAGGCTCCGCGACGAGAAGGACCG gctCAACCGCACATACCGGCTGCTTCTCAGTGACAATGAGGCGCTGACAGTGGACCACAAGCTGCTGAAGAGCCAACTGAACGAGGCCAACCTGAAGTACACCTGGCTGGAGGCCGACTTCTCCAAACTGAAGAAGGAAGACCAGGAGCTGGACATCAACTTCACAAAACTCACCAACCAGTGTGAG TTGCTGAGTCAGCTGAAAGGGAACCTTGAAGAAGAAAATCGGCATCTGATCTGTCAAATCGAGACCCTGATGCTGCAGAACCGAAGCTTGCTGGAGCAGAATATGGAAAGCAAGGATCTGTTTCATGTTGAAGAGCGACAGTATAT TGATAAGCTCAATGATTTGAGAAGACAGAAGGAGAAGCTGGAGGAAAAGATAATGGACCAGTATAAGTTTTACGACCCCTCTCCTCCTCGCAG GCGTGGCAACTGGATAACTCTGAAGCTAAAGAAGCTGATGAAGTCCAGCAGCCGTGAAAACGTCCCTGAAAGCACCCAGGCATCTGAGGCTGAAGCCCACCACTACGGCGGCTCCTTCATCAGCTCCGATGGATCTGGAGGATCGGCCTCAACCTCAGCGGGTGACTTTACCTCACAGCAACGTGGCAGCA CCCCCGTGAAAACGTTTTCCCGTTTGAGGAGCAGGCTGAAGGACAAAGACAAAGTCAAGTCCATCTTCCGTCGTTCTTTGT CCTTGAGCAGCTTATCCCAGCCATCGACCTCATTTGAGACAAAGCAGGAAACTGATGTGGACGAAGGCCAAGAGGATCTGCTGACCTCATCTCTCAGTACCTCCGTATTATCCATCCTCCAACATCACCAGCATCATCCCACCAATCTTCCATCTGgccatttcagcaacaacacCCCTGTCACTGGCCCAAACATTTCTGAGCTGTGGCTTACAG ACAAAGATTCGAATGGCAGCACTGTGCCATCTGGATGTGAGGAGAGCGACGGGCTGCAGAATCGTG GGACCAATGCGGTCCAGTGTCGAGCCCAGAGTGAGAGCAGCGGCGAGTTGAGCCTGAGCCTGGAGAATGAGCCTTGGTCAAACGGCAGCAGTCCTGTCCAGCAGCCCCCGTCACGTAACTCTTCGTGTTCCTACCAGCCGCCCAGTGACGTGTCCACCCCGCAACCCCACCCAAAGCTTCAGCAAAGTAGGGAGAAAGCCGCCACGATGCCAACTCCTAACAGTCTGAACGCAGATATGcttcaaagacaaaaagatcCAGTGCTGTCTCAGGATTTCTGGCTCACAAGAGGCACGAGAACCATCCGAAGGGGGTCGAGGAAAAAAGTGTCTCGTCGCTCCTTGGACTCTGGCAGCgcagacaaaactaactcagaGCTCGACGGGTTAAGCTCAAAAGACGAAAAAGCTCAAGCCTCTGTTTGTTCACCGATCACAGTGCTCTATGTTCAGGGTAAATCATCCTCAATGTCTGGCTGTCTGAACTGCTTCTCTGCCCCTCTTGTGAAAGAGGCACAGCTGGGGGAGTTCAGGTCTCCTAAAAGTCTCCCTCGCGCCAGCAGCGTGATTTCTTCAGCAGAGGGCTCATCTCGACGCTCCAGTGTCAGCAGCGACTGCAGGGGGACTGTCCAAACCGAGCAACAGGAGCAAGCACAAGAACAAAACTCTGACGTAAGAAACAGTGAGCCCGGGCCCGTTCCTCcagtcaaacctccaagagaTCCAGCAGTTATTGTTCCCACAAAACATCACAAATCCGTTTTGCAGGAGCCACCTCTTGGCTCGTCATTCACCTTTAACTCGGTTTTCTCAGACACAATCTTCAGTGATTCTGAGATCACCACAACAATCTTGGACACTATTGACATGAGCACAAATTTCCCCGGTCCTAACCCATTGGCAGAGCAAAACTCTTCCCCCGAGAGAGAAGAAAACGCTGAGGAGACGCCACAGACACTGCTTAGCTCTGAAAACGAGCAAAGTGAAACAGCAGAGGAAGCAGGAGGGCTCACAGTCAAGGACTGA
- the mettl26 gene encoding methyltransferase-like 26, with translation MRMRKLGVEVRNLHIRGCIEWGASLLGQLEWLHKLYSITRRLNPGFGTMLNAAAAERNKEPILSVLRDSVNTERPLQALEISSGTGQHVVHFAQTLRNITWQPSEYDRQSLASIEAYRSHYQLHNVKPAVYLDASRPHQGWAGIQPESLDLVLNINMIHISPLSCTEGLFRGAGVLLKPQGLLLTYGPYAVNGQITPQSNVDFDYSLRQRNPEWGLKDISFLNSVAQKNGLFLEKIVEMPANNKCLLFRKESLV, from the exons ATGCGAATGCGGAAGTTGGGAGTTGAAGTGAGAAACCTACACATTCGTGGGTGTATTGAGTGGGGTGCATCTCTACTGGGCCAGCTGGAGTGGTTACATAAACTCTACTCGATAACTCGACGCCTGAATCCGGGCTTTGGCACGATGCTGAACGCCGCCGCGGCAGAGAGGAACAAGGAGCCTATTCTGTCGGTGCTCCGGGACAGCGTTAACACTGAGAGACCCCTGCAGGCTCTGGAGATATCCTCTGGCACCGGGCAGCATGTCGTTCACTTTGCACAGACTTTGAGAAATATCACCTGGCAGCCGTCTGAGTACGACCGCCAGTCTCTTGCCAG TATAGAAGCCTACAGGTCTCACTATCAGCTGCACAATGTGAAGCCTGCCGTCTACCTGGATGCTTCTCGGCCTCATCAGGGTTGGGCAGGGATTCAGCCTGAAAGCCTTGACCTGGTGCTCAACATCAACATGATCCATATTTCTCCCTTGTCCTGCACAGAG GGATTATTCAGAGGGGCTGGAGTGCTGCTGAAGCCACAGGGTCTTCTGTTGACATACGGG CCATATGCAGTGAATGGCCAGATCACCCCTCAAAGCAACGTGGACTTTGACTACAGCCTAAGGCAAAG GAATCCAGAATGGGGACTGAAGGATATCTCATTTCTCAATTCTGTGGCACAAAAAAATGGTTTATTCCTAGAGAAAATT GTGGAGATGCCAGCAAACAACAAATGCCTTCTCTTCAGGAAAGAGAGTTTGGTGTGA
- the LOC102231667 gene encoding ras-related protein Rab-40C-like produces the protein MRGMMGTQSSPVKSYDYLLKFLLVGDSDVGKGEILESLQDGSVESPYAYSSGIDYKTTTILLDGRRVKLELWDTSGQGRFCTIFRSYSRGAQGILLVYDITNGWSFDGIDRWIREIDEHAPGVPRILVGNRLHLAFKRQVPTEQARAYAEKNSMTFFEVSPLCNFNVIESFTELSRIVLMRHGMEKFWRPNRVFSLQDLCCRSIVSCTPVHLIDKLPLPVAIKSHLKSFSMANGMNAVMMHGRSYSVANSTASGGSGGGSKANSLKRSKSFKTPQSPPMNSSSSSSSSSSKGNCKIS, from the exons ATGCGTGGGATGATGGGAACTCAAAGCAGCCCCGTCAAGAGCTACGATTATCTCTTGAAATTTCTTCTCGTGGGAGACAGCGACGTAGGGAAAGGAGAAATCCTGGAGAGTTTGCAGGACGGATCTGTCGAGTCTCCATACGCCTACAGCAGCG GGATTGATTACAAGACCACCACCATTCTGCTGGACGGTAGACGGGTGAAATTAGAGCTCTG GGACACATCTGGCCAAGGGAGATTCTGCACCATCTTCAGGTCTTACTCTCGTGGAGCACAG GGCATCCTTCTTGTATATGACATCACCAACGGCTGGTCGTTTGATGGGATCGATCGATGGATCCGGGAAATTGATGAG catGCTCCCGGCGTTCCCAGGATCCTTGTAGGAAACCGACTTCACCTGGCTTTCAAGCGCCAAGTGCCGACAGAGCAGGCGAGGGCTTACGCCGAAAAGAACAGCATGACCTTCTTCGAGGTCAGCCCTCTCTGCAACTTCAACGTCATCGAGTCGTTCACAGAGCTGTCGCGTATCGTGTTGATGAGGCACGGCATGGAGAAATTCTGGAGGCCCAACAGAG tcTTCAGCCTTCAGGATTTGTGCTGCCGATCGATCGTCTCCTGCACGCCGGTCCACCTCATCGACAagctgccacttcctgtcgccATCAAATCCCACCTCAAGTCCTTCTCCATGGCCAACGGCATGAACGCCGTCATGATGCACGGACGCTCGTACTCGGTCGCCAACAGCACGGCGTCTGGTGGCAGCGGTGGCGGAAGCAAAGCCAACAGCCTGAAACGCTCAAAGTCCTTCAAAACTCCACAGAGTCCTCCGATGAActcgtcctcctcttcttcatcctcctcctctaaAGGCAACTGTAAGATCTCATAG
- the wfikkn1 gene encoding WAP, Kazal, immunoglobulin, Kunitz and NTR domain-containing protein 1, giving the protein MPEILLQLFQVRHSKDKRWQSKPPFRWTRVFLLVFLICDFLDFSLTASVTGATAEHEGFCPNKLNTNLWVDAQSTCERECSLDEDCAEHEKCCTNVCGLNSCVSARFSDGTPAQPDGKEGGADGDAAPASTATCEGFICSQQGATCDIWDGQPICKCQDRCEKEPYFTCASDGLTYFNRCYMDAEACIRGVTLTVIPCRFYLAGPHTSPLPLDTTVSPTTTSSQEDPMPPTLYSNPHHQSIYVGGTVSFHCDVIGVPRPDVTWEKQSERRERLVMRPDQMYGNVVITNIGQLVVYNAQVWDTGIYTCIARNSVGVLQADYPLSVIRRADDDFSEDPELPMGRPFSPADCLAEVDTRVCSGERHVDWYYDSKLSSCMTFSSGGCDDSRNRFETYEECKASCQREGMGICSLPAVQGPCKNWEARWAWNSLLKQCQPFAYGGCQGNANSFATKKECEANCPQPKRKPCRTCRMRGKMMPTLCRSDFAIIGRLTELIEDLDSGLAHFSLDEVLRDEKMGLTFFNTKNLEVTIVKIDWSCPCPNITMDENPLLVMGMVQDGMAIIQPDSYVKAIPERRLRRLRDAINKNTCEAL; this is encoded by the exons ATGCCTGAGATCCTTCTCCAACTTTTTCAAGTCAGGCATTCAAAGGACAAAAGGTGGCAAAGCAAACCGCCCTTCAGATGGACACGCGTGTTTTTGTTGGTGTTCTTGATTTGCGATTTTCTCGACTTTTCCTTGACTGCCAGTGTGACAGGAGCCACGGCTGAGCACGAAGGGTTTTGTCCCAACAAGCTCAACACCAATCTTTGGGTTGATGCACAGAGCACCTGCGAGAGGGAATGCAGCTTGGATGAG GACTGCGCTGAACATGAGAAATGTTGCACCAATGTCTGCGGGCTCAACAGTTGTGTTTCTGCACGTTTCTCCGATGGCACGCCTGCTCAGCCCGATGGTAAGGAAGGAGGTGCCGACGGAGACGCTGCCCCTGCCTCCACGGCTACCTGTGAGGGCTTCATCtgcagccagcagggggcaacCTGTGACATTTGGGATGGACAGCCTATCTGCAAATGTCAGGACCGCTGTGAGAAAGAACCCTATTTCACCTGTGCATCAGATGGCCTCACCTACTTCAACCGCTGTTACATGGATGCAGAAGCCTGTATCCGGGGAGTGACTTTGACTGTGATTCCTTGCCGCTTCTACCTTGCTGGTCCTCACACCAGTCCATTGCCTCTTGATACTacagtttctccaaccacaacatcCTCGCAGGAAGACCCCATGCCCCCCACACTGTACTCAAACCCTCACCACCAGTCAATCTACGTTGGGGGCACCGTTAGCTTCCACTGTGATGTGATTGGAGTCCCCAGACCAGATGTGACATGGGAAAAGCAGAGTGAAAGACGTGAGCGTCTAGTCATGAGGCCGGACCAGATGTATGGCAATGTAGTTATAACAAACATTGGTCAGCTAGTTGTTTACAATGCCCAGGTCTGGGATACAGGCATATACACATGCATTGCAAGAAACTCCGTAGGAGTTCTCCAAGCGGATTACCCGTTGTCTGTTATTCGCAGAGCTGATGATGACTTTTCCGAAGATCCGGAGTTGCCTATGGGACGGCCGTTTTCTCCAGCCGATTGCCTTGCTGAAGTCGACACTAGAGTGTGCAGTGGGGAGCGTCACGTGGATTGGTATTATGACAGCAAGCTAAGCTCCTGCATGACCTTCAGCAGTGGCGGGTGCGACGACAGTCGCAACCGTTTTGAGACGTACGAGGAGTGCAAAGCGTCCTGTCAGAGAGAGGGGATGGGGATCTGCTCCCTGCCGGCGGTTCAGGGGCCCTGCAAAAACTGGGAGGCACGTTGGGCCTGGAATTCCTTACTGAAACAATGCCAGCCCTTTGCCTACGGAGGATGCCAGGGAAATGCAAACAGCTTTGCCACCAAAAAGGAGTGTGAAGCAAACTGTCCACAGCCCAAACGGAAACCGTGTAGAACTTGTCGGATGAGGGGGAAAATGATGCCCACCCTGTGCCGCAGCGACTTTGCCATAATCGGCCGGCTGACGGAGCTCATTGAGGACCTTGACTCCGGTTTGGCTCACTTTAGTCTGGACGAAGTCCTAAGGGACGAAAAGATGGGCCTGACTTTCTTCAACACCAAAAACCTAGAGGTGACCATAGTAAAGATTGACTGGAGCTGTCCTTGTCCCAACATCACTATGGACGAGAACCCCTTACTGGTGATGGGAATGGTGCAGGACGGCATGGCCATCATCCAGCCAGACAGCTACGTCAAAGCCATACCTGAACGCAGGCTCCGTAGGCTTCGTGATGccatcaataaaaacacatgtgAAGCATTGTGA